In a genomic window of Wyeomyia smithii strain HCP4-BCI-WySm-NY-G18 chromosome 1, ASM2978416v1, whole genome shotgun sequence:
- the LOC129717046 gene encoding uncharacterized protein LOC129717046, which yields MAQENGTGLEINSLFESSVLESVCPFCNAPDDGKMINCDNCNQWFHFNCVGVSESESERDWNCAQCHVQVTSGHSTPAERTRQESERNQLACIQELRKQIGLLQRRLAYTEVRENQRVQFNTGSRPNRNELDANSMGVFPKANSTTIDANKSAYENDEELEDGLLLLEEKHALEKRQLQERFSLLQRRRSSVGINQTGLTTANSAASSSTLYNELSRSQLAARQAVARDIPVFYGHPEEWPLFHASFESSTRMCGYSDEENLLRLQRCLKGKALEAVRSRLLHPSNLSGIMSTLKTHFGRPEVIVHSLVTRIREMPSPKAEKLNTLIDFGVAVQNVCATIKACGLDEYLCNVALLQELVDRLPPAIKLNWALHRQSLQLVTLSSFGDWLEKLVEAACVVTISPVEPPINRKNRKQDDYLNVHSEETKPLKPTGIRTAIQRCVICEGACSSTDVCKAFINMRGNGCTFMHHPMLHDDARYKAVQSSKQPSSQSCNAHCGSTGKVLFRYIPIILHGKDVSVRTYAFLDDGSSATFMDHSLVKELNLEGMPSPLCLNWTGGQQREERESVRLTLKISGLENHCKKFVLPKVHTVRTLSLPLQSISVQDLSRQYAYLKGLPVNSYDSVSPRILIGIDNCYVGNALKSVEGAANEPVATKTRLGWLIYGPCSVSTNTPGSSFNACHSFHICPCFEDGDSFLNTELKKYFSMDSLGIVRNTEPLLSKEDERATQLLQSRTHRKGNRYETGLSWRRDGIELPDSKSMAEKRLVCLER from the coding sequence ATGGCACAAGAAAATGGTACAGGTCTAGAAATCAATTCACTCTTTGAAAGTTCGGTATTGGAGTCGGTTTGTCCTTTTTGTAATGCCCCGGATGATGGCAAAATGATAAATTGCGATAATTGCAATCAGTGGTTTCACTTCAACTGTGTCGGTGTGAGTGAAAGTGAGTCGGAAAGAGACTGGAACTGCGCACAGTGCCATGTTCAGGTCACATCAGGCCATTCAACACCAGCCGAAAGAACTAGGCAGGAATCGGAAAGGAATCAGCTAGCTTGCATCCAGGAGTTACGTAAGCAAATCGGATTATTGCAAAGAAGGCTGGCATATACTGAAGTGAGAGAAAATCAGAGAGTGCAGTTCAATACAGGATCGAGGCCGAATAGAAATGAGCTCGATGCAAATTCAATGGGCGTTTTTCCGAAAGCAAATTCGACGACTATAGATGCTAATAAGAGTGCTTACGAAAATGACGAAGAACTGGAAGATGGGCTTCTATTGTTAGAAGAGAAGCACGCTTTAGAGAAAAGACAACTCCAAGAACGTTTCTCTTTACTCCAACGACGGCGATCATCTGTGGGAATAAACCAGACAGGGCTGACGACCGCGAATTCAGCTGCTTCCAGTTCGACACTTTACAACGAGCTCAGTCGAAGCCAACTGGCGGCTCGACAGGCGGTAGCTCGTGATATACCCGTATTTTATGGCCATCCGGAAGAGTGGCCCCTTTTTCATGCTAGTTTCGAAAGCTCAACGAGAATGTGCGGGTATAGTGATGAGGAGAATCTTCTTCGGCTCCAACGATGCCTTAAAGGAAAGGCGCTAGAAGCTGTCCGCAGTCGCTTGTTGCATCCGTCGAATCTTTCAGGAATTATGAGTACTTTGAAAACGCATTTTGGGCGTCCTGAAGTTATAGTACATTCGCTTGTTACACGCATACGGGAAATGCCGTCGCCAAAAGCAGAGAAGCTAAATACTCTAATCGATTTCGGTGTGGCCGTTCAGAACGTTTGCGCTACAATCAAGGCGTGTGGTTTGGACGAGTATTTATGTAATGTTGCCTTATTACAGGAGTTAGTTGATCGTTTACCGCCCGCTATTAAACTGAATTGGGCATTACACAGACAATCTTTGCAACTGGTTACACTGTCGAGTTTCGGTGATTGGCTAGAAAAACTGGTGGAAGCTGCTTGTGTTGTCACTATATCTCCGGTCGAACCGCCAATCAATAGAAAGAACCGTAAGCAAGATGATTACCTGAACGTTCACTCTGAAGAAACGAAACCATTGAAACCTACCGGGATACGAACAGCTATACAACGGTGCGTAATCTGCGAAGGAGCATGCAGCTCTACAGATGTCTGTAAAGCATTCATAAATATGAGGGGTAACGGGTGTACATTCATGCATCATCCAATGCTTCACGACGACGCAAGATATAAAGCAGTACAGTCGTCGAAACAGCCATCTTCTCAAAGCTGCAATGCACATTGTGGTTCAACTGGAAAAGTTTTGTTCAGGTACATTCCTATTATTCTGCATGGAAAGGATGTTTCTGTCAGAAcatatgcatttttggatgatgGGTCATCGGCAACATTCATGGATCATAGCTTGGTAAAAGAGCTCAATCTAGAAGGTATGCCAAGCCCACTGTGTTTAAACTGGACAGGCGGCCAGCAGCGTGAGGAGAGAGAATCCGTTCGACTAACGCTGAAAATATCTGGATTAGAGAATCATTGTAAAAAGTTTGTGCTCCCTAAGGTGCACACAGTCAGAACGCTTAGCCTTCCGCTGCAATCGATTTCAGTTCAGGATCTATCACGACAATACGCGTATTTGAAAGGGCTGCCAGTCAACTCGTATGATTCTGTTTCCCCAAGGATATTAATCGGAATCGATAACTGTTATGTCGGCAATGCCCTGAAGAGTGTAGAAGGAGCGGCAAACGAACCAGTTGCTACCAAAACGCGACTAGGCTGGTTGATCTACGGTCCATGCTCAGTTAGTACAAATACACCAGGTAGTAGTTTCAACGCCTGCCACAGCTTTCACATTTGTCCGTGTTTTGAGGATGGAGACTCCTTTCTAAATACTGAGCTGAAGAAATATTTCTCTATGGATTCTTTAGGCATTGTACGCAATACTGAACCATTACTCTCAAAAGAAGATGAGCGCGCTAC